The following are encoded in a window of Haloarcula halophila genomic DNA:
- a CDS encoding glycosyltransferase family 61 protein, giving the protein MYQPVGRQLFNRYSFPVAEDSGAGYQTFYYGSKSSLTIDSLEGIDHPGPLLKYEGKTFDIGRPFCLVIPNGTLLGSSTHKYVSTPVSVHGQIPITSDREAKWQRDYLERLCQDWLGTLSTLYELEIGSTGTSRYSEDIICPLVMKGSGYGHWMTEFLPRAEGILKYQEQTDRSVRVLLNGDAPDWIVESLIMVGIEPSKISRWNGQTILNHDILYPARRHTIREILADVDHAPDVKIQSNEGLNWVKKRALGINTNVRTPRKIYVSRNDVSDKPEFSNERQIRNESELISLLSQFGFERIFPAEYTIPEQAALFAGADEIVIPLGAAMANLMFAENANVVTIFGEKIHPWGQYFESLGKIQYDYVRCTEKNGYINVDIDRLKKIIRSR; this is encoded by the coding sequence TTGTATCAACCTGTTGGGAGACAGCTTTTCAATCGATATTCTTTTCCAGTCGCTGAAGATTCAGGTGCTGGCTACCAAACATTCTACTACGGTTCTAAGAGTTCGTTAACTATCGACTCTCTGGAGGGAATAGATCACCCTGGTCCTCTCCTCAAATATGAGGGGAAGACGTTTGACATCGGACGTCCGTTCTGTCTGGTTATTCCGAATGGGACGCTTCTTGGTTCCTCCACCCACAAATACGTAAGCACGCCAGTGTCAGTCCATGGTCAGATTCCAATCACATCAGACAGAGAAGCTAAATGGCAGCGTGACTACTTAGAGCGTCTCTGTCAAGACTGGCTAGGAACACTCTCTACGCTGTACGAGTTAGAAATTGGGTCCACTGGAACTTCGAGATACTCGGAAGACATCATCTGTCCGCTCGTCATGAAAGGGAGTGGGTACGGCCACTGGATGACTGAATTTCTCCCCCGCGCTGAGGGTATTCTCAAGTATCAAGAGCAAACCGATCGGTCGGTTCGTGTTCTTCTCAATGGGGATGCACCCGACTGGATAGTTGAGTCGTTGATAATGGTAGGAATCGAGCCAAGCAAGATTTCGCGCTGGAACGGACAAACTATCCTCAACCACGACATCCTATATCCGGCTAGACGCCACACAATTCGGGAAATCCTAGCGGATGTTGACCACGCCCCAGATGTTAAGATACAATCTAATGAAGGGCTAAACTGGGTAAAAAAAAGAGCACTTGGAATTAATACTAATGTTAGAACTCCAAGGAAAATATACGTATCACGGAACGATGTGAGTGATAAACCTGAGTTCTCGAACGAACGCCAAATCAGAAATGAATCAGAGCTCATTTCACTACTCAGCCAGTTTGGATTTGAGCGAATCTTCCCAGCTGAGTATACGATACCAGAACAGGCAGCACTTTTTGCTGGCGCGGACGAGATCGTGATACCCCTTGGTGCCGCGATGGCTAACCTCATGTTCGCCGAAAATGCTAACGTTGTGACTATTTTTGGAGAGAAGATTCATCCGTGGGGCCAGTACTTCGAATCACTCGGCAAAATCCAATACGATTATGTCAGGTGTACGGAGAAAAACGGGTATATCAATGTGGATATCGACCGTCTAAAGAAGATAATTCGGTCGCGTTAA
- a CDS encoding glycosyltransferase family 2 protein, with the protein MGEIALGVTVFKRIEKLETLLASVDHDTISHVYVADDGEMTDRKCEVYHREYEFPLTVFDLPFDAGLGAGRNRIVEAFDEEYFLLVDSDMEVPHNVDLLREQIAQRPSVGGICGMFLENDRFYTPCSDLFVESNTVVKDIRERKRIESVAGAPFVEFDFVANAALFRRECLEAYAWDPEYVIGREHIDFYFGHYRETDWRFGLCPEVQFPHHPGGTQTYEAHRFDADKYDEAERYFLDKWNLDGFVSNKTTWVDTHDPVYGRKPPFSLLDKARMKYRTGGLGHLLFEGLKYVVK; encoded by the coding sequence ATGGGTGAGATTGCCCTGGGCGTCACTGTCTTCAAGCGGATCGAGAAATTGGAGACGCTCCTTGCGTCGGTCGACCACGACACTATCTCCCACGTCTACGTGGCCGACGACGGTGAGATGACCGACAGGAAATGCGAGGTTTACCATCGCGAGTACGAGTTTCCCCTCACCGTTTTCGACCTCCCGTTCGATGCAGGTCTGGGGGCCGGACGCAACAGAATCGTCGAGGCATTCGACGAGGAGTACTTCCTGCTCGTCGATAGCGATATGGAAGTCCCACACAACGTCGACCTGTTACGAGAGCAGATAGCCCAGCGGCCATCGGTCGGGGGCATCTGTGGAATGTTTCTCGAGAACGACCGGTTCTACACGCCGTGTTCGGATTTGTTCGTCGAGTCGAACACGGTGGTCAAGGACATCAGAGAACGCAAGCGAATCGAGTCGGTCGCGGGAGCACCGTTCGTGGAGTTCGACTTCGTCGCGAACGCGGCACTGTTCCGCCGAGAGTGTCTTGAGGCGTACGCGTGGGACCCCGAGTACGTCATCGGGCGAGAACACATCGACTTCTACTTCGGACACTATCGAGAGACCGACTGGCGATTCGGTCTCTGTCCCGAGGTTCAGTTTCCACACCACCCCGGCGGAACTCAGACTTACGAGGCACACCGCTTCGACGCCGACAAGTACGACGAGGCAGAGCGGTACTTTCTGGACAAGTGGAACCTCGACGGATTCGTCTCGAACAAGACGACGTGGGTGGATACACACGACCCGGTCTACGGACGCAAGCCGCCGTTCTCGCTGCTCGATAAGGCTCGGATGAAGTACAGGACTGGAGGACTCGGCCACCTCTTGTTCGAGGGTCTCAAGTACGTCGTCAAGTGA
- a CDS encoding glycosyltransferase, giving the protein MNVLVVSHLFPTPTDLSSGIFVRNQVEALATAGHQVRVIAPVPYIPDSVAHLTGRTPSAKLPGEQEISGISVEHPRYVSLPRPETLPLVAFSVREAVSQYRQSFSWADVVNAHVAVPDGFACYPVAHKTNTPLVTTIHGADLQKSIHRPFVRPLVKRTVRASDRIIVNSTKIQRLLETHVGTDIQSHVVHNGVPVAAIDRAQPCLDTADGTRIVSVGSLTETKGHRYVLDALARLSPPFEFVVVGTGPQRANIERKATERDIRGQVRFMGELPQADVFSHLKSADIFVLPSYVEAFGIAYLEAMACRLPVVACRGEGPEDFVTDRKTGFLVPPREVDPLATLLQELIEAPELRDRVGARAERVAHYGFTWKRNAEVVGRIYESVCEERTGGRR; this is encoded by the coding sequence ATGAACGTTCTCGTCGTCTCTCATCTCTTTCCGACTCCGACTGATCTCTCATCCGGAATCTTTGTCCGCAACCAAGTAGAGGCGCTAGCTACGGCCGGTCACCAGGTGCGTGTCATCGCTCCTGTTCCGTACATCCCGGACAGTGTCGCTCATCTGACTGGCCGAACCCCCTCGGCGAAGCTCCCGGGCGAGCAGGAAATCAGCGGTATCTCTGTCGAACATCCTCGATACGTTTCGTTGCCCCGTCCTGAGACGCTCCCACTCGTCGCATTCTCGGTACGAGAGGCAGTCTCGCAATATCGCCAGTCGTTCAGCTGGGCCGATGTCGTCAACGCTCACGTCGCGGTTCCCGACGGCTTCGCCTGTTATCCAGTCGCACACAAAACCAATACGCCGCTCGTTACGACCATCCACGGTGCCGACCTCCAGAAGTCGATCCACCGCCCGTTCGTCCGGCCGTTGGTCAAACGGACGGTCAGAGCCTCCGACCGAATTATCGTCAATAGCACCAAAATTCAGCGTCTACTCGAAACGCACGTCGGCACCGACATCCAGTCACACGTCGTCCACAACGGTGTCCCAGTTGCAGCAATCGACCGGGCACAGCCATGCCTCGATACGGCTGACGGAACACGGATAGTCAGCGTCGGCAGCCTCACCGAAACGAAGGGGCATCGCTACGTACTGGACGCGTTGGCGAGACTTTCCCCTCCGTTCGAGTTCGTCGTCGTCGGGACCGGACCTCAAAGAGCAAACATCGAACGAAAAGCCACGGAACGAGATATCCGGGGTCAGGTTCGGTTCATGGGAGAACTCCCACAGGCGGATGTATTCTCGCATCTCAAATCGGCGGATATCTTCGTACTACCCAGCTACGTCGAAGCGTTCGGTATCGCATATCTCGAAGCGATGGCGTGTCGACTGCCGGTCGTCGCGTGCCGGGGAGAGGGGCCGGAAGATTTCGTCACTGACCGAAAAACCGGCTTTTTAGTCCCGCCGCGCGAGGTAGATCCGCTGGCCACCCTCCTGCAGGAACTTATCGAGGCACCCGAACTTCGGGACCGAGTCGGAGCGCGGGCAGAACGCGTGGCCCACTACGGGTTTACTTGGAAACGTAACGCCGAAGTAGTCGGCAGAATCTATGAAAGTGTCTGCGAGGAACGGACGGGTGGCCGTAGATGA
- a CDS encoding carbamoyltransferase — protein sequence MWILGIKPSLGKLSPFNYWGYHDGGACLLRDDKILAIAEEERFTRDKHANHTFPTESIRYVLREAGLKLDAIDVVAIGRDPRLQKNATFEEYKERKSPPTSLRDLYDLATAGESALAAYGNVHIREVASRLADLADGTFDVEYLTVPHHRCHAASAAYCASEPEPVTLTIDGRAEYESTVLWDENLNRIETIPHTNSVGKLYSLGAKYLGFRGRVDAGKVMGLSSYGSHRESFETAFEEFVEVGEGTYNVSTVTRSEDPVALLESYFGERSRYGEPFEPHHQDFAHHLQIATEQIVVELARSLTVQTGNHDLAIAGGVALNCKANRALKDATFVDSLFAQPAANDAGVCLGAALDAYRQVTGEAPDPTFDGVYFGPSYGNEEIEQLLENTKLESKRFEDICSETARYLADGYLVGWFQGRMEYGPRALGNRSILADPRDEDSLDLVNANVKNREKWRPFAPSLLAERRDEYLESGDESGYMIVLDRISETKQDEVPAIVHVDGTCRPQTVKEETNPRYHRLLREFESITGTPVLLNTSFNVAGEPIVESPEQALRDFYSTGLDVLVLEEYLVTKPHVTL from the coding sequence ATGTGGATACTCGGGATCAAGCCGTCCCTCGGCAAACTCTCTCCGTTTAACTATTGGGGGTATCACGACGGGGGTGCCTGTCTCTTACGCGACGACAAGATCCTCGCAATTGCGGAAGAAGAGCGGTTTACCAGAGATAAGCACGCGAATCACACGTTTCCGACCGAGAGTATCAGATACGTCCTACGAGAAGCCGGACTCAAGCTTGACGCCATAGACGTCGTCGCCATCGGGCGGGATCCACGTCTTCAGAAGAATGCCACTTTCGAGGAGTACAAGGAACGCAAATCCCCCCCAACTTCGCTCCGCGATCTATACGATCTCGCCACGGCGGGTGAGTCGGCACTCGCAGCGTACGGGAACGTCCATATTCGAGAGGTAGCGAGTCGGCTAGCAGATTTGGCTGACGGTACGTTCGATGTGGAGTATCTGACAGTCCCGCACCACAGATGCCACGCGGCGTCTGCGGCCTACTGTGCTTCCGAACCAGAGCCGGTCACACTGACCATTGACGGACGGGCTGAGTACGAAAGTACAGTCCTCTGGGACGAGAATCTGAACCGGATCGAGACGATTCCCCACACGAACTCCGTCGGAAAGCTCTACTCCTTGGGCGCAAAGTATCTCGGGTTTCGCGGCCGAGTGGACGCAGGAAAGGTTATGGGACTGTCTTCGTACGGCAGTCACAGAGAGTCATTCGAGACGGCCTTCGAAGAGTTCGTCGAGGTGGGTGAAGGGACATATAATGTGTCCACAGTCACACGTTCCGAGGATCCCGTCGCCCTGCTCGAATCGTACTTCGGAGAGCGTAGCCGCTATGGGGAACCATTCGAGCCACATCACCAAGATTTCGCCCACCATCTACAGATAGCGACGGAACAGATCGTCGTCGAGTTAGCGAGGTCACTTACCGTTCAGACAGGGAACCACGATCTCGCGATTGCGGGCGGTGTAGCCCTGAACTGCAAGGCTAATCGAGCGCTCAAAGACGCGACGTTCGTGGACTCGCTGTTCGCACAGCCCGCTGCCAACGATGCGGGAGTCTGCTTGGGAGCTGCACTTGATGCCTACAGACAAGTGACCGGCGAGGCCCCCGACCCGACGTTCGACGGAGTGTACTTTGGCCCATCCTACGGCAACGAAGAGATCGAACAGTTACTCGAAAACACGAAACTCGAGTCGAAGCGATTCGAAGACATCTGCTCTGAGACGGCGCGCTATCTCGCAGACGGCTATCTAGTCGGATGGTTTCAGGGACGGATGGAGTACGGCCCACGAGCCCTCGGCAACCGAAGTATTCTAGCTGACCCCCGCGACGAAGACTCGCTAGATTTAGTCAACGCAAACGTGAAGAACCGAGAAAAGTGGCGACCGTTCGCCCCGAGTCTGCTGGCCGAGCGTAGAGACGAATACCTCGAATCTGGAGATGAGTCTGGATATATGATCGTGCTAGATCGCATTAGTGAGACAAAGCAGGACGAAGTGCCCGCCATCGTTCATGTCGATGGTACGTGTCGGCCACAGACGGTCAAAGAGGAGACGAATCCCCGATACCACAGACTACTCCGCGAGTTCGAATCGATAACGGGGACGCCTGTCCTGCTAAATACGTCGTTCAACGTCGCCGGGGAGCCAATCGTGGAATCGCCAGAGCAGGCGCTCCGTGACTTCTATTCGACCGGTTTGGATGTCCTCGTGCTCGAGGAGTATCTCGTCACTAAACCCCATGTCACGCTGTAG
- a CDS encoding NAD-dependent epimerase/dehydratase family protein: protein MAVLVTGGLGYLGSRLVRELADHPVFSNQEIRILDNFRQPRFNTLWNLPSYAEYSFIQADIRNREAVEAAIKDVDTVFHLAAVTNAPESFDIPEKTREVNYESAVTLFQIARQADVEQFVNVSTCSVYGTTEHEITEDFDCEPESPYGEAKLHAEKEMLSKDDGTMGLTALRLGTVYGWTTGMRFDTVVDKFALLAATGQPLTVYEGAEEQKRPYLHVGDAVNSMLFAATELGDGRPYNVVGQNAELQDVIDAIERHFPEVEIGYTEAEQLNQLSYIVSDKRISEAGFDTTYTLDQGVAELADKFRGLL, encoded by the coding sequence ATGGCAGTTCTAGTAACTGGAGGACTAGGCTATCTTGGCTCACGACTGGTGCGCGAACTTGCGGATCATCCGGTATTTTCGAACCAGGAAATCAGGATACTGGACAATTTCCGACAGCCCCGTTTCAACACGCTGTGGAATCTTCCGTCCTATGCCGAGTACAGTTTTATTCAGGCCGATATTAGGAATAGGGAAGCCGTCGAAGCTGCTATCAAAGACGTCGACACTGTCTTTCACCTAGCGGCTGTTACGAACGCACCGGAATCATTCGACATCCCTGAAAAGACTCGTGAGGTGAACTACGAGAGCGCGGTAACTCTTTTCCAGATAGCACGACAGGCAGATGTTGAACAATTTGTAAATGTGTCGACGTGTTCTGTCTACGGGACAACCGAGCACGAAATTACGGAAGACTTCGATTGTGAGCCAGAGTCACCCTACGGAGAAGCGAAGTTACATGCTGAAAAGGAAATGCTCAGCAAAGATGATGGAACTATGGGACTAACTGCGTTGCGACTTGGAACAGTCTATGGGTGGACAACGGGAATGCGGTTCGACACTGTCGTCGACAAGTTTGCACTGCTGGCAGCAACAGGCCAGCCACTCACCGTCTATGAGGGTGCAGAAGAACAGAAACGCCCGTATTTACACGTAGGAGATGCTGTTAATTCGATGCTGTTCGCCGCGACGGAACTCGGAGACGGCCGACCGTACAACGTTGTGGGACAAAACGCCGAGCTTCAAGACGTGATCGACGCGATCGAACGCCACTTCCCCGAAGTAGAGATCGGATACACCGAAGCAGAACAACTCAATCAACTGTCTTATATTGTCAGCGATAAACGGATTTCGGAGGCCGGGTTCGACACGACGTATACGCTTGATCAGGGTGTAGCCGAACTGGCAGACAAATTCCGCGGTCTGTTATAG
- a CDS encoding MBL fold metallo-hydrolase, with protein sequence MELKFVRSAAVVVRNKGTEVLCDPWILDGAYYGSWAHHPSDDISIEDYTDVDYIYVSHIHPDHIHRQTFDRLSTDVPVLIHDFQFDYLKENVQSMGFDAVELPHDERVQLDGDLHINIFAADNCNPENCGRWFGCDWLDDSSDGYGGSHIDTMCVFDNGETTLVNVNDCPFELSKPAARIVKQRYQNINHLLVGYAGAGPYPQCFANLTRTEKRREALAKRQQFYKQGEQFVDLFEPDTYTPFAGTYLLQGQLHELNEYGGVQSLVEMNEFRGVPSPAEAAKYFKQTAEIDSESHKCVPLQPGNVFQIEDRRRLNQFAPPTKAELEHYIRTELADQRLAYESDDFPAVEALKTKIPDAYEKMEEMRRQIGFKSEKDVLIRLSDQECAKISMRGDGYEYCERSNAREPPYVELRVDPRLLLRLLKGPKYAHWNNASVGSHIAYQRDPNVYERGLSYCLNFFHT encoded by the coding sequence GTGGAATTAAAATTCGTCCGGTCGGCTGCAGTTGTTGTCCGGAACAAAGGGACTGAAGTTCTGTGTGACCCGTGGATTCTCGATGGGGCTTACTATGGGTCGTGGGCCCATCACCCATCAGACGACATCAGCATCGAGGATTACACTGATGTCGACTACATATACGTAAGCCATATCCACCCGGACCACATTCATCGGCAGACGTTCGACAGACTCAGCACGGACGTACCAGTGTTGATCCACGACTTCCAGTTTGACTATCTAAAAGAGAACGTGCAGAGCATGGGATTCGACGCGGTCGAACTCCCACACGACGAACGAGTGCAGTTGGACGGTGACCTTCATATCAATATATTTGCCGCCGACAATTGCAACCCTGAGAACTGCGGTCGATGGTTTGGATGTGATTGGCTCGACGATTCGAGCGATGGATACGGTGGGTCACACATCGACACGATGTGCGTATTCGACAACGGCGAAACAACACTTGTCAATGTCAACGACTGCCCGTTTGAGCTATCCAAGCCCGCCGCGAGAATTGTCAAACAGCGATACCAAAACATCAACCATCTTCTAGTCGGCTACGCCGGTGCAGGGCCGTATCCCCAATGTTTTGCAAACCTCACTCGGACAGAGAAGCGGCGAGAGGCCCTAGCAAAGCGACAGCAATTCTACAAGCAAGGGGAACAGTTCGTCGACCTATTCGAGCCCGACACATACACGCCGTTTGCAGGAACGTACCTTCTCCAAGGACAACTTCACGAACTGAACGAGTACGGCGGGGTGCAAAGCCTCGTAGAGATGAACGAGTTCAGAGGGGTTCCTTCGCCGGCTGAGGCGGCTAAATATTTTAAACAAACTGCAGAAATCGACTCAGAGAGCCACAAATGTGTCCCGCTACAGCCCGGAAACGTCTTCCAAATCGAGGACCGACGCCGTCTAAACCAGTTTGCACCACCAACGAAAGCAGAACTCGAACACTACATCAGAACCGAACTGGCGGACCAAAGACTCGCATACGAGAGCGACGACTTCCCTGCAGTCGAAGCGTTGAAGACGAAGATACCAGACGCGTACGAAAAGATGGAAGAGATGCGGCGGCAGATCGGATTCAAGAGTGAAAAAGACGTGCTAATTCGGCTCTCGGATCAAGAGTGTGCGAAAATTAGCATGCGTGGCGATGGATACGAGTACTGTGAGCGATCGAACGCAAGAGAGCCACCATATGTCGAACTACGCGTTGATCCTCGTCTGCTATTGCGGTTGTTGAAAGGGCCGAAGTACGCACACTGGAACAACGCATCCGTCGGATCACACATCGCGTACCAACGGGACCCAAATGTGTACGAACGTGGGCTCTCGTATTGCCTGAATTTCTTCCACACCTAA
- a CDS encoding glucose-1-phosphate thymidylyltransferase, giving the protein MKGVILSGGRGTRLRPITHTGPKQLIPVANKPVLEYAIEDLKDAGITDIGIVLGNVGREEIQKHIADGSKLGVSITYIVQGNPLGLAHAVGCARDFVGDDDFVVYLGDNITKFGINALVERFQRGSYAATVAVQEVDNPSRFGIVELDKNGEVVSFVEKPENPPTNLALIGTFVFSPDIFGAIKAISPSDRGELEITDAIHWLLQTGHSIDPHIVEGWWKDTGKPEDILEANRFLLDQIESCLDGSIGKHATVSGIVEVKKGATIESGAVVRGPVSIDQGSLIKDGTYIGPYTSIGPDTMVKNSHIENSVVIGESEIETNENIVDSIIGRRTVIESREEKLPDGNRLVVGKGSQLGI; this is encoded by the coding sequence ATGAAGGGTGTGATTCTCTCGGGCGGGCGCGGAACTCGACTCCGGCCCATTACTCACACAGGCCCTAAACAACTTATTCCAGTTGCAAACAAGCCTGTCCTTGAATACGCGATCGAGGATCTCAAGGACGCCGGTATAACTGATATTGGTATCGTTCTGGGTAACGTCGGCCGCGAGGAAATTCAAAAACATATAGCCGACGGATCAAAACTCGGAGTATCAATCACATATATCGTTCAAGGAAATCCTCTCGGTCTCGCTCACGCAGTCGGTTGTGCACGAGATTTTGTGGGAGACGATGATTTTGTTGTCTATCTAGGAGACAATATAACAAAATTTGGTATCAATGCTCTCGTAGAACGGTTTCAAAGGGGATCATATGCTGCGACCGTCGCGGTTCAGGAGGTAGATAACCCGAGCCGATTCGGTATTGTCGAACTTGATAAAAACGGAGAGGTGGTATCTTTTGTAGAAAAGCCAGAAAACCCTCCGACGAATCTTGCGTTGATTGGAACGTTCGTATTTTCACCAGATATATTTGGGGCAATAAAGGCAATCAGTCCATCGGATCGCGGCGAATTAGAGATAACAGATGCCATCCACTGGTTATTGCAGACCGGCCATAGTATCGATCCTCACATAGTCGAAGGCTGGTGGAAAGATACTGGAAAGCCAGAGGATATTTTAGAAGCAAACAGATTCCTCCTTGATCAGATCGAATCGTGTCTTGATGGCTCAATCGGGAAGCATGCAACTGTTTCTGGGATAGTCGAAGTTAAAAAGGGTGCAACAATTGAGAGCGGTGCAGTCGTCAGAGGCCCGGTATCGATCGACCAGGGCTCGCTTATCAAAGACGGCACGTACATCGGACCATACACGTCCATCGGACCGGATACTATGGTGAAGAACAGCCACATAGAGAACAGCGTTGTAATCGGCGAATCGGAAATAGAGACAAACGAAAATATTGTTGACAGCATTATCGGACGGCGGACAGTGATCGAGAGTCGAGAGGAAAAACTCCCAGATGGGAACCGATTAGTAGTTGGTAAGGGTTCACAACTCGGAATATGA
- a CDS encoding class I SAM-dependent methyltransferase — translation MEHFTDYASVVADRFLGSDDLVVEIGCNDGLLLRQFDDDIRTIGIEPAKNVAEVAETEHGLNIRNSFFSADVALDIVDSHGTAAAVLANNVVGHLDDLHDLMLGIKTLIGDNGIFIMEVPYLVDLIHDVTFDTIYHEHLSYFAVRPLQQLANQFDMEVFDVDRIDTQGGSIRLYLQPETGPYPKCRYVDDLMILERAMGLNDSDTFDAFANNVEFFRVQLRSILTDIRDIGGKIVGYGAPAKGNVLLNYCNLGGEMIEFLVDTTPAKQQRFAPGTGIPVHPPERFNEELPDYALLLAWNYADTILKNEHEFRGQGGRFIIPQPSVDLV, via the coding sequence GTGGAACATTTCACGGACTATGCATCAGTTGTAGCGGATAGATTCCTTGGTTCGGATGATCTAGTCGTTGAGATTGGATGCAACGATGGACTTCTACTCCGTCAATTCGATGACGATATTCGGACAATCGGTATCGAACCAGCAAAGAATGTCGCGGAAGTGGCCGAAACGGAACACGGTCTAAACATCCGAAATTCGTTCTTCAGTGCTGACGTAGCCTTGGATATCGTCGACTCACACGGGACGGCAGCAGCAGTTCTGGCAAACAATGTTGTCGGCCATCTTGACGACTTGCACGACCTTATGCTTGGGATAAAAACCCTGATTGGTGATAATGGGATATTCATCATGGAAGTTCCGTATCTTGTTGATCTCATCCATGATGTCACATTCGACACGATCTACCACGAACACCTCTCGTACTTTGCTGTCCGACCACTCCAACAGTTGGCTAACCAATTCGATATGGAAGTCTTTGACGTTGACCGGATCGATACGCAAGGTGGTTCGATCCGCCTATATCTTCAGCCTGAAACCGGCCCGTACCCAAAATGTAGGTATGTTGATGACCTCATGATTCTTGAACGAGCAATGGGCCTCAATGATTCAGACACCTTCGATGCGTTTGCAAATAATGTTGAATTTTTCCGGGTTCAATTACGATCAATTTTGACGGATATACGTGATATTGGGGGAAAAATAGTGGGATATGGTGCTCCTGCGAAAGGCAATGTTTTGTTAAATTACTGTAATTTGGGAGGGGAAATGATTGAATTTCTCGTTGACACGACACCGGCCAAACAGCAAAGATTCGCACCCGGGACAGGAATTCCGGTGCATCCTCCAGAAAGGTTCAATGAAGAACTTCCCGATTATGCTTTGCTCTTGGCATGGAATTACGCCGACACGATACTGAAAAATGAGCACGAGTTTCGGGGGCAAGGCGGTCGGTTCATCATCCCACAGCCGTCAGTTGATCTGGTGTAG
- a CDS encoding IS4 family transposase, whose protein sequence is MRRLTTLFPSEFLEEHAEELGVVERNRDLQVPVLVWALVFGFAAGESRTLAGFRRSYNATADEPLSPDGSYHRLTPTLAEYLRDLVEAALDEVAVPDTVDVDIDRFRDVMIADGTVLRLHEFLSEEYEARHEEQAGARLHLLHNATDQTIERIDVTDEKTHDSTLFKTGSWLHGRLVLFDRAYFKYRRFTLIDENDGYFVSRLKQNANPVITAELREWRGRAIPLEGEQIHDVVGDLSRKYVDVEVEAEFKRGQYEGTRSLDTKRFRVVGVRDEDADDYHLYITNLPREEFLPADLATLYRCRWEVETLFRELKTQYELDECDTSNPAVVEILLYTALLSLLVSRELLDLVTEQADDEIVFPPERWAATSRSHAQLVLHELGEYLGYSPPPLLERLIEDAQKIHQQRPILQETLATATQPRCEG, encoded by the coding sequence ATGCGTCGGCTCACTACACTGTTTCCCTCCGAATTCCTCGAAGAGCACGCCGAGGAACTCGGCGTGGTCGAACGTAACCGTGATCTGCAGGTTCCTGTCCTCGTGTGGGCGCTCGTGTTCGGCTTCGCCGCCGGCGAGAGCCGAACACTCGCTGGGTTCAGACGCAGCTACAACGCCACAGCCGACGAGCCACTCTCGCCCGATGGCTCCTACCATCGACTAACACCGACACTCGCAGAGTATCTCCGCGACCTCGTCGAGGCCGCGCTCGACGAGGTCGCTGTTCCCGACACTGTCGATGTTGATATCGACCGCTTCAGGGACGTGATGATCGCTGATGGAACCGTGTTGCGGTTGCACGAGTTTCTGTCTGAGGAGTACGAAGCTCGCCACGAGGAGCAGGCTGGAGCACGGCTCCACCTGCTCCACAACGCCACCGACCAGACAATTGAACGGATCGACGTAACTGACGAGAAAACGCATGACAGCACACTGTTCAAGACAGGATCGTGGCTGCACGGACGGCTGGTTCTGTTCGATCGCGCGTACTTCAAGTACCGCCGCTTCACGCTGATCGACGAGAACGACGGCTACTTCGTGAGTCGGCTGAAACAGAACGCGAATCCGGTGATAACGGCGGAATTACGGGAATGGCGCGGGCGCGCCATTCCCTTAGAGGGGGAGCAGATCCACGATGTGGTCGGTGACCTCTCGCGGAAATACGTTGATGTAGAAGTCGAAGCGGAGTTCAAGCGCGGGCAGTACGAGGGAACGCGGTCGCTGGATACGAAGCGGTTCCGCGTCGTCGGCGTCCGCGACGAGGACGCCGACGACTACCACCTGTACATCACGAATCTGCCTCGAGAAGAGTTCTTGCCGGCGGATCTAGCAACGTTGTATCGGTGTCGGTGGGAGGTAGAAACATTGTTCCGTGAGCTGAAGACGCAGTACGAACTGGACGAATGCGACACAAGCAACCCGGCTGTCGTGGAAATTCTGTTGTACACAGCGTTGCTGTCACTGCTGGTGAGCCGTGAGCTGTTGGACCTGGTCACTGAACAGGCTGACGATGAGATCGTGTTTCCGCCAGAACGCTGGGCGGCGACCTCCCGGTCGCACGCCCAGCTTGTCCTCCACGAACTCGGTGAGTATCTCGGCTACTCGCCACCGCCGCTGTTGGAGCGGCTGATCGAAGATGCACAGAAGATCCACCAGCAACGACCGATCTTACAAGAGACGCTCGCTACCGCGACGCAACCGAGGTGTGAGGGCTAA